A genomic stretch from Terriglobales bacterium includes:
- a CDS encoding APC family permease, which translates to MSSPTQPGSPQKNRVRIVVATSVMLTFISFWRASAIVLNDMGSSAFYAGSISEQAVGKAAPWFVLGVMLFSFTVRAVYVESCSMFVRGGVYRVVKEALGGTLAKISVSALMFDYVLTGPISGVSAGQYIAGLMNELLLAADTHGWIPQALHLLFEGTPHVNVNATAVVIAVAVTLYYWWQNIKGIEESSEKAMRVMEITTVMVVLLLGWSFVTLLRGHYQLPPWPVPQNLTFSRDALGFLKNAELHKIFGVFGIMIAFGHSILAMSGEETLAQVYREIGSPKHKNLKKTALIIAVYSFVFTGISSLLVVMLIPDTVRMLPENKDNLLGTLAMYLVGPPLLKLFFRAFVVIVGFLMLSGAINTSIVGSNGVLNRVSEDGVLTDWFRKPHKRFGTSYRILNLVVALQLFTILVSRGDVYILGEAYAFGVIWSFTMKSMAMLVLRFKYKGPRHWKVPPNITIRGIEIPIGLASIFLVLVTTSVVNLFTKSVATISGIIFTGVFFTIFVVSEQINRRKMAHSQHQMMDHFQLQQEETVQRESLGIRPGNILVTVRDYNTLNHLKWALERTDTKEQDVVVLAARMVPESGAGEYGLSTEQIFSEYEQLLFTRATSVAEGFGKHISLLVVPARDIWTAISQTANSLESSAVVAGLSSKMPALEQAFRMGRAWEAMPEPKGQFVLQVVRPDMTAEIFRMGPHTPDLKTEDIYLTHRIWLDLTRNPEMGKVHHSDILSLALTRLARDLFGPERDEIMKRLGRGVTDKRFGQKLPAPEPPPTAPGIVSESAPDKQSKEQEEKGPEEPPITGPK; encoded by the coding sequence ATGTCTTCTCCTACGCAGCCCGGTTCGCCGCAAAAGAACCGGGTTCGCATCGTGGTCGCGACCTCGGTGATGCTCACCTTCATCTCCTTCTGGCGCGCCTCCGCCATCGTCCTCAATGACATGGGCTCCTCCGCCTTCTACGCCGGCTCCATCTCCGAGCAGGCGGTGGGCAAGGCGGCGCCCTGGTTCGTCCTGGGAGTGATGCTGTTCTCCTTCACGGTGCGCGCCGTGTACGTGGAGAGCTGCTCCATGTTTGTGCGCGGCGGCGTCTACCGCGTGGTCAAGGAGGCCCTGGGCGGCACCCTGGCCAAGATCAGCGTCTCGGCGTTGATGTTCGACTACGTGCTCACCGGCCCCATTTCCGGCGTGTCTGCCGGCCAGTACATCGCGGGCTTGATGAACGAACTACTGTTGGCGGCCGACACTCACGGCTGGATCCCACAGGCGCTTCACCTGCTGTTCGAGGGCACGCCGCACGTGAACGTCAATGCCACCGCGGTCGTCATCGCGGTCGCGGTCACCCTCTACTACTGGTGGCAGAACATCAAGGGCATCGAGGAATCCAGCGAGAAGGCCATGCGGGTGATGGAGATCACCACCGTCATGGTGGTGCTGCTTCTGGGCTGGTCGTTCGTCACCCTGCTCCGCGGTCACTATCAGTTGCCCCCGTGGCCCGTGCCCCAGAACCTGACCTTCAGCCGTGACGCGCTCGGCTTCCTGAAGAATGCGGAGCTGCACAAGATATTCGGGGTGTTCGGCATCATGATCGCCTTCGGCCATTCCATCCTGGCCATGAGCGGCGAGGAGACCCTGGCCCAGGTCTATCGCGAGATCGGCAGCCCCAAGCACAAGAACCTGAAGAAGACCGCCCTCATCATCGCCGTCTACAGCTTCGTCTTCACCGGCATTTCTTCCCTGCTGGTGGTCATGCTCATCCCCGACACCGTGCGCATGCTGCCCGAAAACAAAGACAACCTACTGGGCACGCTGGCCATGTATCTGGTGGGACCGCCACTGCTGAAGCTGTTCTTCCGCGCCTTCGTGGTGATCGTCGGTTTCCTCATGCTCTCGGGCGCCATCAACACCTCCATCGTCGGCTCCAACGGAGTGCTGAACCGCGTCTCCGAGGACGGCGTGCTCACCGACTGGTTCCGCAAGCCGCACAAGCGTTTCGGCACCAGCTACCGCATCCTCAACTTGGTGGTCGCGCTCCAGCTCTTCACCATCCTGGTCAGCCGCGGCGACGTCTACATCCTGGGTGAGGCCTACGCCTTCGGCGTGATCTGGAGCTTCACCATGAAGAGCATGGCCATGCTGGTGCTGCGCTTCAAGTACAAGGGCCCGCGCCACTGGAAGGTGCCGCCCAACATCACCATCCGCGGCATCGAGATCCCCATCGGGCTGGCTTCGATCTTCCTGGTGCTGGTCACCACCTCGGTGGTCAATCTGTTCACCAAGTCGGTGGCCACCATCTCCGGCATCATCTTCACCGGCGTGTTTTTCACCATCTTCGTGGTTTCCGAGCAGATCAACCGCCGCAAGATGGCCCACAGCCAGCACCAGATGATGGACCACTTTCAACTGCAGCAGGAAGAGACCGTACAGCGCGAAAGCCTGGGCATCCGTCCCGGCAACATCCTGGTGACGGTGCGCGACTACAACACCCTGAACCATCTGAAATGGGCCCTGGAACGCACTGACACCAAGGAGCAGGACGTGGTGGTGCTGGCGGCGCGCATGGTGCCGGAGTCGGGCGCCGGCGAATACGGCCTTTCCACCGAGCAGATCTTCAGCGAGTACGAGCAGCTCCTGTTCACCCGTGCGACCTCGGTGGCCGAAGGTTTCGGCAAGCACATCTCGCTGCTGGTGGTGCCGGCGCGCGATATCTGGACTGCCATTTCCCAGACCGCCAACTCGCTTGAGTCTTCCGCCGTGGTCGCCGGGCTTTCCAGCAAGATGCCGGCGCTGGAGCAGGCCTTCCGCATGGGTCGCGCCTGGGAGGCCATGCCCGAGCCCAAGGGCCAGTTCGTGCTGCAGGTCGTCCGGCCGGACATGACCGCCGAAATCTTCCGCATGGGCCCGCACACTCCCGACCTCAAGACCGAGGACATCTACCTCACTCACCGCATCTGGCTCGACCTGACCCGCAACCCGGAGATGGGGAAGGTCCACCACTCGGACATCCTCAGCCTCGCCCTCACCCGCCTGGCGCGCGACCTCTTCGGCCCCGAGCGCGACGAGATCATGAAGCGCCTGGGCCGCGGCGTCACCGACAAGCGCTTCGGCCAGAAGCTGCCCGCGCCTGAGCCGCCTCCCACCGCGCCCGGCATTGTTTCCGAGTCCGCGCCGGACAAGCAGTCGAAAGAGCAGGAGGAGAAGGGACCGGAGGAGCCGCCCATCACCGGCCCCAAGTAG
- the lpxD gene encoding UDP-3-O-(3-hydroxymyristoyl)glucosamine N-acyltransferase, with translation MKHSLAKIAKAAGARVMGDGTREVGGISSIESATADDVVFVEDERRLQEALQSAAGAVIAGEFAANAKTAKPLLVAKQPRLAFLRAARILRPSRGQAYPGVHSTAIVPNSVKVGKRVSVGPHAVVGESVEIGEGTRIGPGVSIGAQVRIGADCYLDANVTVYAGTEIGNRVIVLAGAVLGSDGFGYVRDPESGRYEKFPQVGKLVIGDDVEIGANSTIDRGALDATVLARGVKIDNLVHVGHNVRIGENVVIAAQTGISGSSVIEKDAVVGGQVGIGDHARIEEGVILGSGSGVLSKKIVRGKGVVFWGRPARPLQEYLKELAALARLGKKEK, from the coding sequence ATGAAGCATTCGCTGGCAAAGATCGCGAAGGCGGCGGGCGCGCGGGTGATGGGGGACGGAACGCGCGAGGTAGGCGGCATCTCGAGCATCGAGTCGGCGACCGCGGACGACGTAGTCTTCGTGGAAGACGAGCGCCGGTTGCAAGAGGCGCTCCAGTCGGCAGCGGGCGCGGTCATCGCCGGGGAGTTCGCGGCGAATGCCAAGACGGCAAAGCCGCTGCTGGTGGCGAAGCAGCCGCGGCTGGCCTTCCTCCGCGCGGCGCGGATACTCCGGCCGTCGCGCGGGCAGGCTTATCCGGGCGTGCACTCGACCGCCATCGTGCCCAACTCGGTCAAAGTAGGGAAGCGCGTCTCCGTCGGCCCGCATGCCGTTGTCGGCGAGAGTGTGGAGATCGGCGAGGGGACGCGTATCGGACCGGGCGTGTCCATCGGGGCGCAGGTGAGGATCGGCGCCGACTGCTACCTGGACGCGAACGTCACCGTCTACGCCGGCACCGAGATCGGCAACCGCGTGATCGTGCTGGCGGGCGCGGTGCTGGGCAGCGACGGCTTTGGTTACGTCCGCGACCCGGAGAGCGGGCGGTACGAGAAGTTCCCGCAGGTGGGAAAGCTGGTGATCGGCGACGACGTGGAGATCGGCGCCAACTCTACCATCGACCGCGGCGCGCTGGACGCGACCGTCCTCGCGCGCGGGGTGAAGATCGACAATCTGGTGCACGTAGGCCACAACGTGCGCATCGGGGAGAACGTGGTCATCGCCGCCCAGACCGGGATCTCCGGCAGCTCGGTGATCGAGAAAGACGCGGTGGTGGGCGGACAGGTGGGCATCGGCGACCACGCCCGCATCGAGGAGGGCGTGATCCTGGGCTCCGGGTCCGGGGTGCTCAGCAAGAAGATCGTCCGTGGCAAGGGCGTGGTCTTCTGGGGCCGGCCGGCGCGGCCGCTTCAGGAATATTTGAAGGAGCTGGCGGCGCTGGCGCGGCTGGGGAAGAAAGAGAAGTAA
- a CDS encoding lysophospholipid acyltransferase family protein, which produces MRHRLEYAPVWLLVQGIGLLPRPLARALGIALGRLVYLLHGRLRRVGRRNLELAFPEKSAAERQRILKGLFTALGRQLAEFCLFPRYSKENVERVAVYQGLENLEAARQRGKGVIFLTAHLGGWEIGSFVHSLNGNPLHVVVRALDNPYLDRLVDRYRCLHGNTTFDKQDFARGLLGALKAGETVGILMDQNMTPPQGVFVDFFGRAACTASGVARVALRTDAAVVPAFTLWDRALGKYRVQFDPALELVRSGDEEADAISNTAAFTKVIESYARQYPEQWLWVHRRWKTRPEGEGSVY; this is translated from the coding sequence ATGCGACATCGCCTGGAGTACGCCCCGGTATGGCTGCTGGTGCAGGGGATCGGCCTGCTGCCCCGACCCTTGGCGCGGGCGTTGGGCATCGCCCTGGGGCGGCTGGTGTATCTGCTGCACGGGAGGCTACGGCGCGTGGGCAGGCGCAACCTGGAGCTTGCCTTCCCGGAAAAAAGTGCCGCCGAGCGCCAACGCATCCTGAAGGGGCTATTCACCGCCCTGGGACGCCAGTTGGCCGAGTTCTGCCTGTTTCCTCGCTACAGCAAGGAGAACGTGGAGCGGGTCGCCGTCTATCAGGGATTGGAGAATCTCGAGGCGGCGCGGCAGCGCGGCAAGGGCGTCATCTTTCTGACAGCGCACCTGGGGGGATGGGAGATCGGGTCGTTCGTCCACTCGCTCAACGGGAATCCGCTGCACGTGGTGGTGCGCGCGCTCGACAACCCCTATCTCGACCGACTGGTGGACCGGTACCGCTGCCTGCACGGCAACACCACCTTCGACAAGCAGGACTTCGCGCGCGGCCTGCTGGGCGCGCTCAAGGCGGGGGAGACGGTGGGCATCCTGATGGACCAGAACATGACGCCGCCGCAGGGCGTGTTTGTGGATTTCTTCGGCAGGGCGGCGTGCACGGCCTCGGGAGTGGCGCGAGTGGCGCTGCGCACCGACGCCGCGGTGGTTCCGGCGTTCACCCTGTGGGACAGGGCGCTGGGGAAGTACCGCGTGCAGTTCGATCCGGCCCTGGAACTGGTGCGCAGCGGCGACGAGGAAGCGGATGCCATCAGCAATACCGCTGCTTTCACCAAGGTCATCGAGAGCTACGCGCGGCAGTATCCCGAGCAGTGGCTGTGGGTGCACCGGCGGTGGAAGACCAGGCCGGAGGGCGAGGGATCGGTGTACTGA
- a CDS encoding cytochrome c — translation MKNLLLLVPVAALLALAGCAAGKPGNMETGMMRHVKRQVTIGGKDWKNPAPYTDASIKEGAEHFQHHCQVCHGLDGHATGVPFAAMMDPPVPDLAEKDIQEYTDGQLKWIIENGIAPSGMPGWKGMLDDDEMWKLVCFMRHLPAPGSLGAPKVYTEGESEHQELEHKEMEKAAKPGETKLPTHKH, via the coding sequence ATGAAGAACCTGCTTCTTCTCGTTCCCGTGGCCGCGTTGCTGGCGCTGGCCGGCTGCGCCGCCGGCAAGCCCGGCAACATGGAAACCGGGATGATGCGGCACGTCAAGAGGCAGGTCACCATCGGCGGCAAGGACTGGAAGAATCCCGCGCCGTACACCGACGCCTCCATCAAAGAGGGCGCGGAGCACTTCCAGCACCACTGCCAGGTCTGCCATGGCCTCGACGGCCACGCCACCGGCGTCCCCTTTGCCGCCATGATGGACCCGCCCGTGCCCGACCTCGCCGAAAAGGATATTCAGGAGTACACCGACGGCCAGCTCAAGTGGATCATCGAGAACGGCATCGCGCCTTCCGGCATGCCGGGATGGAAGGGCATGCTAGACGACGATGAGATGTGGAAGCTCGTTTGCTTCATGCGCCATCTGCCCGCGCCGGGCAGCCTGGGCGCCCCCAAGGTCTACACCGAGGGCGAAAGCGAGCACCAGGAACTGGAGCACAAGGAGATGGAGAAGGCCGCCAAGCCCGGCGAGACCAAGCTCCCCACCCACAAACACTGA
- a CDS encoding response regulator transcription factor produces MKISCGAHPEESLKDMTAAASKKQKIHVAVIESDPLRFIGFRSLFENEPELELVAASLAEVTASPTVDVVLLGSRNERNLFDIMAGMKAARPGLRIIVTGSGMDDETILKSLAAGAKGYVDEAASPAEFTTAIRIVHQGSVWAPRRVLSIFIERVTSSPGRIFPAGRVTFTDREKEVLELLVVGSSNKEIGAAMGIEERTVKAHVAKLMRKVGVQNRIALSVHAITHNMVSAK; encoded by the coding sequence ATGAAGATATCCTGTGGCGCGCACCCGGAGGAGTCCCTGAAAGACATGACCGCAGCCGCTTCCAAGAAGCAGAAGATCCACGTGGCGGTGATCGAGAGCGACCCGCTACGCTTCATCGGCTTCCGCTCGCTGTTCGAGAACGAGCCTGAGCTGGAGCTGGTGGCCGCGTCGCTGGCCGAGGTGACGGCGAGTCCCACGGTGGACGTGGTGCTGCTGGGCAGTCGCAACGAGCGCAACCTGTTCGACATCATGGCGGGCATGAAGGCGGCGCGCCCCGGGCTGCGCATCATCGTCACCGGCTCAGGCATGGACGACGAGACCATCCTGAAGTCGCTGGCCGCGGGCGCCAAGGGCTACGTGGACGAGGCCGCCTCGCCCGCCGAGTTCACCACGGCCATCCGCATCGTCCACCAGGGCTCGGTGTGGGCGCCGCGGCGTGTGCTCTCCATCTTCATCGAGCGCGTGACCTCCTCGCCCGGGCGCATCTTTCCCGCCGGGCGCGTCACCTTCACCGACCGCGAGAAAGAAGTCCTGGAGCTGCTGGTGGTGGGCAGCTCCAACAAGGAGATTGGCGCCGCCATGGGCATTGAGGAGCGCACCGTCAAGGCCCACGTGGCCAAGCTCATGCGCAAGGTCGGAGTGCAGAACCGCATCGCGCTCTCCGTCCACGCCATCACCCACAACATGGTCAGCGCGAAGTAG